The following coding sequences are from one Polynucleobacter sp. JS-JIR-II-50 window:
- the clpP gene encoding ATP-dependent Clp endopeptidase proteolytic subunit ClpP, with protein MIYNHSQSENLEPKGLGLVPMVIETSGRGERAYDIYSRLLRERVVFLVGEVNDQTANLVIAQLLFLESENPDKEISLYINSPGGSVSAGLAIYDTMQFIKPHVSTLCMGMAASMGAFLLCAGEKGKRYALPNSRVMIHQPLGGARGQASDIEIQAREILYLRERLNKILADRTGQSIETIAKDTDRDNFMSAEQARDYGLIDKVIEKRP; from the coding sequence ATGATCTACAACCATTCTCAGTCTGAAAATCTAGAACCAAAAGGCTTGGGCTTGGTTCCGATGGTGATTGAAACCTCTGGTAGAGGAGAGCGCGCTTACGATATCTACTCAAGACTATTGCGTGAACGCGTTGTCTTTTTGGTCGGCGAAGTAAATGACCAAACCGCTAATTTGGTAATCGCACAATTGTTATTCCTTGAGAGTGAAAATCCAGATAAAGAAATTTCTCTGTACATCAACTCCCCGGGCGGCTCAGTTTCTGCAGGATTGGCTATCTACGACACGATGCAATTCATCAAGCCCCATGTCAGCACATTGTGCATGGGCATGGCTGCAAGTATGGGCGCATTCCTATTGTGCGCCGGTGAAAAAGGTAAGCGCTATGCTTTGCCAAACTCGCGCGTCATGATTCATCAGCCATTAGGCGGAGCACGTGGCCAAGCTTCTGACATTGAGATTCAGGCACGTGAGATTTTGTATTTGCGTGAGCGTTTGAACAAAATTTTGGCTGATCGTACTGGTCAGTCAATCGAAACAATTGCCAAGGATACTGATCGCGACAACTTTATGTCTGCAGAGCAAGCTCGTGATTATGGCTTGATCGACAAGGTTATCGAGAAGCGTCCTTAA